Proteins encoded by one window of Sardina pilchardus chromosome 7, fSarPil1.1, whole genome shotgun sequence:
- the pqbp1 gene encoding polyglutamine-binding protein 1, whose product MPLPPALLARLAKRGILKQSEHDAEEEIIAEDYDDNDVDYEATRIENLPTNWYKVFDPDCGLPYYWNVETELVSWLSPNEPGALMTKAVKKQRVDVGDGKVEKHIEKVDRERERDWDRERDRERERERERERDRDREREDRGDRDRDRRLQRREDAAPYNKPKRGGRDRKPEEMDPMDPSAYSDAPRGTWSTGLPKRNEAKTGADTTAAGPLFQQRPYPSPGAVLRANAELTKRDDPDDSD is encoded by the exons ATGCCTCTCCCACCGGCTTTACTAGCCCGTCTTGCAAAGAGAGGGATCTTGAAACAATCAGAGCATG ATGCTGAGGAGGAGATCATCGCTGAGGATTATGATGACAACGATGTAGACTATGAGGCCACCAGAATAGAGAATTTACCCACTAACTGGTACAAAGTGTTTGACCCTGATTG TGGTCTGCCATACTACTGGAATGTGGAAACAGAGCTAGTGTCCTGGCTTTCTCCAAATGAGCCAGGGGCTCTTATGACCAAAGCTGTAAAGAAGCAGAGAG TGGATGTTGGAGACGGTAAAGTTGAGAAACACATCGAGAAGGTTGACAGGGAGCGGGAGCGAGACTGGGATCGGGAGAGAGACCGAGAAAGAGAACGCGAGAGAGAGCGGGAACGAGATCGAGACcgagaaagagaggatagaggagaccGAGACCGCGACAGGCGGCTGCAGCGGAGAGAAGATGCCGCACCATACAACAAACCAAAacgag GGGGGAGAGACCGCAAACCTGAGGAGATGGATCCTATGGATCCTAGCGCCTACTCAGACGCTCCAAG GGGCACGTGGTCCACTGGCCTGCCCAAGCGTAACGAGGCGAAGACGGGTGCGGACACCACTGCAGCGGGACCCCTCTTCCAGCAGCGGCCGTATCCGAGTCCCGGAGCCGTTTTGCGGGCCAACGCCGAGCTCACCAAACGTGATGACCCCGACGACTCTGATTGA
- the mkrn4 gene encoding makorin, ring finger protein, 4 isoform X2 — translation MEGEGGNGSSVGVGGYCRHFMNGSCRYGQNCHYLHDCPTGVCWYFQKGQCWFGDHCRYVHVPPLDASENRRGSAPAILSPARGERRIPTRRGSEPFVVGSHRPSGQGRRGSEPLVTTNTLERSFERLTTRIAEEEDGYSETAPPHNGQDHSNSVASLTDSPPQDQAVSAASGDAQGPSDSALHAGAAAFAPRRPEESSAYEQSKEVVCGICMDRVYEKRDAQSRRFGILPNCSHAFCIECIVTWRKTKEFQEEVIKACPQCRVKSPYYIPNRYWVENGKPKEALIASFKERSSKLKCRFYSRDGCCPFQSECIYRHEGPPGRPRRRTPRPTAEDFEDSFRLPFMDYILALTLVGAQYDTDDDDDDSNYYYGFLDSLFWDTDDFDFDLDF, via the exons atggaaggagagggaggaaatggCAGTTCTGTCGGCGTTGGTGGTTATTGTCG GCATTTTATGAATGGATCATGTCGATATGGTCAGAACTGTCACTATCTGCATGACTGCCCAACTGGTGTATGCTGGTACTTCCAAAAAGGCCAGTGTTGGTTTGGAGATCACTGCAG GTATGTCCATGTCCCTCCCCTTGACGCTTCAGAGAACCGGCGAGGTTCAGCTCCTGCCATCCTGTCTCCAGCCAGAGGCGAGCGCAGGATCCCCACAAGACGTGGTTCAGAGCCGTTTGTAGTCGGTTCACACAGACCCTCTGGCCAAGGCAGAAGAGGCTCTGAACCTCTGGTCACAACCAACACTTTAGAGAGAAGCTTTGAACGTCTAACCACAAGAATtgcagaagaggaggatggataTTCGGAGACGGCACCCCCACATAATGGTCAAG atcacagcaaTTCTGTAGCAAGCTTGACAGATAGCCCGCCACAGGACCAGGCTGTGTCTGCAGCCAGTGGAGACGCACAG ggACCTTCAGACAGTGCGCTCCATGCTGGCGCCGCAGCCTTCGCCCCCCGCCGGCCCGAGGAGTCCTCTGCGTACGAGCAGAGCAAAGAGGTGGTGTGTGGCATCTGCATGGACAGGGTGTACGAGAAGAGGGACGCCCAGAGCCGGCGCTTTGGAATCCTCCCCAACTGCAGCCATGCTTTCTGCATTGAGTGCATAGTCACCTGGCGGAAGACAAAAGAATTCCAGGAAGAGGTCATAAA GGCCTGTCCTCAGTGCAGAGTGAAGTCTCCTTACTATATTCCGAACAGATATTGGGTTGAAAACGGCAAACCCAAAGAAGCTCTCATTGCGTCCTTCAAGGAAAGAAGCAG TAAATTAAAATGCAGGTTCTATTCGAGAGATGGCTGCTGTCCCTTTCAGTCAGAGTGCATCTATCGGCATGAAGGTCCCCCTGGTCGCCCACGGAGACGCACG CCACGGCCAACTGCAGAGGACTTTGAGGATAGCTTTCGACTTCCATTTATGGACTACATACTTGCCCTTACATTGGTGGGAGCCCAGTATGACACcgatgacgatgacgacgacAGCAATTATTACTATGGTTTTCTGGACTCGCTGTTCTGGGATACGgatgactttgactttgaccttgACTTTTGA
- the timm17b gene encoding mitochondrial import inner membrane translocase subunit Tim17-B, which translates to MEEYAREPCPWRIVDDCGGAFTMGAIGGGVFQSVKGFRNAPAGVRHRLRGSANAVRVRAPQIGGSFAMWGGLFSTIDCSLAHVRGKEDPWNSITSGAMTGAILAARSGPLAMVGSAMMGGILLALIEGFGILLTRYTAQQFQNPNPLMDDPSQLPPKDGGQEQDGRGYGQYH; encoded by the exons ATGGAGGAATATGCCCGTGAACCTTG TCCCTGGAGGATAGTAGATGACTGTGGGGGGGCCTTCACGATGGGCGCCATCGGTGGTGGTGTTTTCCAGTCTGTCAAAGGGTTCAGGAATGCTCCAGCG GGTGTTCGCCATAGACTGAGAGGGAGTGCAAATGCTGTCAGAGTGAGAGCCCCCCAGATTGGAG GTAGCTTTGCTATGTGGGGTGGTCTGTTCTCCACCATAGACTGTAGCCTGGCACATGTGCGTGGGAAAGAGGACCCCTGGAACTCCATCACCAGCGGCGCTATGACTGGGGCCATTCTGGCTGCTCGCA GTGGTCCCCTGGCCATGGTTGGCTCAGCAATGATGGGAGGCATCCTACTGGCCCTTATTGAAGGATTCGGCATCCTGCTCACCagatacacagcacagcagtttCAGAACC CGAATCCTTTAATGGATGACCCAAGCCAGCTTCCACCAAAAGATGGGGGTCAAGAACAAGATGGTCGTGGTTATGGACAGTATCACTGA
- the mkrn4 gene encoding makorin, ring finger protein, 4 isoform X1 produces MDRHRMPYRHHKKRTFNVRPEICRHFMNGSCRYGQNCHYLHDCPTGVCWYFQKGQCWFGDHCRYVHVPPLDASENRRGSAPAILSPARGERRIPTRRGSEPFVVGSHRPSGQGRRGSEPLVTTNTLERSFERLTTRIAEEEDGYSETAPPHNGQDHSNSVASLTDSPPQDQAVSAASGDAQGPSDSALHAGAAAFAPRRPEESSAYEQSKEVVCGICMDRVYEKRDAQSRRFGILPNCSHAFCIECIVTWRKTKEFQEEVIKACPQCRVKSPYYIPNRYWVENGKPKEALIASFKERSSKLKCRFYSRDGCCPFQSECIYRHEGPPGRPRRRTPRPTAEDFEDSFRLPFMDYILALTLVGAQYDTDDDDDDSNYYYGFLDSLFWDTDDFDFDLDF; encoded by the exons ATGGATCGTCATAGGATGCCTTACCGACACCACAAAAAGCGGACTTTTAACGTTAGACCAGAAATCTGCAG GCATTTTATGAATGGATCATGTCGATATGGTCAGAACTGTCACTATCTGCATGACTGCCCAACTGGTGTATGCTGGTACTTCCAAAAAGGCCAGTGTTGGTTTGGAGATCACTGCAG GTATGTCCATGTCCCTCCCCTTGACGCTTCAGAGAACCGGCGAGGTTCAGCTCCTGCCATCCTGTCTCCAGCCAGAGGCGAGCGCAGGATCCCCACAAGACGTGGTTCAGAGCCGTTTGTAGTCGGTTCACACAGACCCTCTGGCCAAGGCAGAAGAGGCTCTGAACCTCTGGTCACAACCAACACTTTAGAGAGAAGCTTTGAACGTCTAACCACAAGAATtgcagaagaggaggatggataTTCGGAGACGGCACCCCCACATAATGGTCAAG atcacagcaaTTCTGTAGCAAGCTTGACAGATAGCCCGCCACAGGACCAGGCTGTGTCTGCAGCCAGTGGAGACGCACAG ggACCTTCAGACAGTGCGCTCCATGCTGGCGCCGCAGCCTTCGCCCCCCGCCGGCCCGAGGAGTCCTCTGCGTACGAGCAGAGCAAAGAGGTGGTGTGTGGCATCTGCATGGACAGGGTGTACGAGAAGAGGGACGCCCAGAGCCGGCGCTTTGGAATCCTCCCCAACTGCAGCCATGCTTTCTGCATTGAGTGCATAGTCACCTGGCGGAAGACAAAAGAATTCCAGGAAGAGGTCATAAA GGCCTGTCCTCAGTGCAGAGTGAAGTCTCCTTACTATATTCCGAACAGATATTGGGTTGAAAACGGCAAACCCAAAGAAGCTCTCATTGCGTCCTTCAAGGAAAGAAGCAG TAAATTAAAATGCAGGTTCTATTCGAGAGATGGCTGCTGTCCCTTTCAGTCAGAGTGCATCTATCGGCATGAAGGTCCCCCTGGTCGCCCACGGAGACGCACG CCACGGCCAACTGCAGAGGACTTTGAGGATAGCTTTCGACTTCCATTTATGGACTACATACTTGCCCTTACATTGGTGGGAGCCCAGTATGACACcgatgacgatgacgacgacAGCAATTATTACTATGGTTTTCTGGACTCGCTGTTCTGGGATACGgatgactttgactttgaccttgACTTTTGA